One genomic segment of Candidatus Eisenbacteria bacterium includes these proteins:
- a CDS encoding STAS domain-containing protein, whose protein sequence is MDLNKIKRAGDAVILPFPSGRPNEAGRRGFSDVLMALAREGKCKRIVIDLVETTWFSSIDLGVLAFALRECNQRNIALMLARVNKQALRVFEVTRMNAVFSMYDTVEEALGTG, encoded by the coding sequence ATGGATTTGAATAAGATAAAGCGCGCCGGCGATGCGGTGATTCTTCCCTTTCCCAGTGGAAGACCCAATGAAGCGGGGCGGCGTGGTTTCAGTGATGTGTTGATGGCTTTGGCGCGTGAGGGGAAATGCAAACGAATTGTCATTGATTTGGTGGAAACGACCTGGTTCTCGAGCATTGATCTTGGCGTGCTGGCATTTGCTCTACGAGAGTGCAACCAGCGTAATATTGCTCTTATGCTGGCGCGGGTCAATAAACAGGCGTTGCGGGTTTTCGAAGTGACAAGGATGAATGCTGTCTTCTCAATGTACGATACCGTGGAAGAGGCGCTGGGGACGGGTTGA
- a CDS encoding lysophospholipase, with protein sequence MTQVLERCYHDEGYFMAHGGFRLFEQIWRAENQRGLVLIVHGYAEHSSRYHAAAAHFNNSGLSVYSFDLRGHGRSQGARSCIHSFDEYLDDLKIVFCRVRKRWGRAPLFLLGHSMGGLIAPLYLLREDPKLDGLILSAPLIQLGRDYPSVPDRIIFALGKFLPKFPTARLKTASLSHDPGVVEQYRNDAMVYHGRTPARTAAEMTRAIRVIRLEMKKIECPLMILHGDEDSITDIRGSRELFSCAGSPDKSLKVYDGLYHELLHEPGKERILDEISGWINKRLQSSSCQNNSLG encoded by the coding sequence ATGACTCAAGTGCTGGAACGATGCTATCACGATGAAGGCTATTTCATGGCACATGGCGGGTTTCGGCTTTTTGAGCAGATTTGGCGGGCGGAGAATCAGAGAGGTCTTGTATTGATCGTCCATGGGTATGCAGAACACAGCTCCCGCTATCATGCCGCCGCCGCCCACTTCAACAATAGTGGGCTCTCCGTCTACTCATTCGACCTGCGGGGGCATGGCCGGTCACAAGGAGCCCGGTCTTGCATCCATTCATTTGATGAATATCTTGACGATTTGAAAATAGTCTTTTGCCGGGTACGAAAGCGATGGGGGAGGGCGCCACTCTTTTTGCTGGGGCATAGCATGGGTGGTCTTATAGCCCCCTTGTATCTCCTCCGTGAAGACCCGAAACTTGACGGCCTCATCCTTAGCGCCCCCCTCATCCAGCTGGGGCGTGACTATCCCAGCGTTCCCGACCGTATCATTTTCGCCTTGGGGAAATTCCTTCCAAAGTTTCCAACTGCACGGTTGAAAACAGCCTCCCTGTCCCATGACCCCGGTGTGGTGGAGCAATACAGGAACGATGCGATGGTCTACCATGGCCGGACACCGGCTCGAACGGCGGCGGAAATGACGCGGGCGATTCGGGTGATTCGATTGGAAATGAAAAAAATCGAGTGTCCGCTGATGATCCTGCACGGTGATGAGGATTCAATAACGGATATCCGGGGAAGCCGGGAATTATTTTCCTGTGCCGGTTCCCCGGACAAATCCCTGAAAGTCTATGACGGTCTATATCATGAACTTCTACATGAGCCCGGGAAAGAGCGAATCCTCGATGAGATATCCGGATGGATCAATAAGCGCCTCCAATCCTCATCTTGCCAGAACAACTCTCTCGGTTAA
- a CDS encoding T9SS type A sorting domain-containing protein, producing MAQRQNHKRSLRWGLAIFFAIPLLVTSANSADFSTGRLDRDAPILTSDDFFQEIGDYYRVHSNTSNASVSGLLGTIGGPQTWDFTTGPTGEIKRFDYVATDDGDDPGAGFFAGDHYALADFSQRMTEEIGGGQAWMYLDQIAAQGRTNYGYFWPDGNASTDDWSVFTPPILDFPDPLAYGDNWLLSTTYQFQMWDTMVLDIRIDLTINAEADAWGTVILPNLGPIDAIRINTEQTSAVYVWIDQWYPVSTQYNRIYDWIGVDSDLIVEIVSTVSETGMPPDNFTIASSFVRQFENSNPTAAPVIAPIPDHAIFETYTAYTYDVESSGIPDPSFALLAAPEGMTIDEVTGMINWTPTSVQVGENTVTVEADNGNGTDTETFVITLYNLNEPPQNLFTDLFDNGTTTLSWDPPASTYWLNAYNIYHSTSIGGPYSLQAQAMPEDLSIEFASPGFSQSNYYVVTAELQNGFNVYQSIDSNEVLAYSLGPGESGCSNDDGTAESGIQAGGLNGELSASLDLPSAEELTLTKVAVYFSGFSDAPVTMKVAADDAGGFPGSTLAQAQYPASMLRAGWNILEIPEFMQPSFTGGSFFIGLVEGVENNTVGHDESQYGHSFTKAPGGAWSFMFSGELMFGGIVEGEVSGIEEPASSIPSELALSSYPAPFKDRSQIRYELPEAGPLSLRIYSVSGRLVRELVQSERHNAGSFMTQWNGRDNAGRHVVSGTYFYQLKTRDLSLTERVVLAR from the coding sequence ATGGCGCAACGACAGAATCACAAAAGAAGCTTGAGGTGGGGTTTAGCGATCTTTTTCGCCATCCCCCTCCTTGTCACATCAGCCAATAGCGCCGATTTTTCGACAGGCCGGTTGGACCGGGATGCCCCGATCCTTACCTCAGACGACTTCTTTCAGGAAATCGGCGACTATTATCGCGTTCATTCCAACACCTCCAATGCTTCAGTTTCGGGGTTGTTGGGAACAATCGGCGGACCTCAGACGTGGGATTTCACCACCGGGCCCACCGGCGAGATCAAGCGCTTCGATTATGTCGCGACCGATGACGGCGATGACCCCGGCGCCGGATTTTTTGCGGGTGACCATTATGCTCTTGCCGACTTCTCCCAGAGGATGACCGAAGAGATCGGCGGCGGCCAGGCTTGGATGTACCTCGATCAGATCGCGGCGCAGGGTCGCACGAATTACGGGTACTTCTGGCCGGACGGCAATGCTTCGACAGATGACTGGTCCGTCTTCACGCCTCCCATTCTCGATTTTCCAGATCCCTTGGCCTATGGCGACAACTGGCTTCTATCGACGACCTACCAATTCCAGATGTGGGACACGATGGTCCTGGACATCAGAATCGACCTCACTATCAATGCCGAGGCTGATGCCTGGGGAACTGTCATTCTCCCCAATCTCGGTCCGATCGATGCCATCCGGATCAATACAGAGCAGACAAGCGCCGTTTATGTCTGGATTGATCAATGGTATCCGGTGAGCACGCAATACAACCGCATCTATGATTGGATCGGCGTCGATTCCGACCTCATTGTTGAAATCGTCTCGACGGTCTCAGAAACCGGAATGCCGCCGGACAACTTCACAATCGCCTCTTCTTTTGTCCGCCAATTTGAAAACAGCAATCCTACCGCGGCCCCGGTCATTGCACCTATTCCGGATCATGCCATCTTCGAAACATATACCGCATATACTTATGATGTTGAATCATCAGGTATCCCTGATCCCTCTTTTGCGCTTCTGGCGGCCCCAGAGGGCATGACGATTGATGAAGTCACCGGGATGATTAATTGGACGCCGACCAGCGTTCAGGTCGGAGAAAATACCGTGACGGTCGAGGCCGATAACGGCAATGGTACCGACACGGAAACCTTTGTGATTACACTCTACAACCTGAATGAGCCTCCACAGAATCTTTTCACCGATTTATTTGATAATGGGACGACGACGCTCTCTTGGGATCCGCCCGCAAGTACCTATTGGTTGAACGCCTACAATATTTATCATTCCACATCTATCGGCGGCCCCTATTCTCTGCAGGCCCAAGCCATGCCGGAAGATCTTTCAATCGAGTTCGCTTCGCCGGGATTCAGCCAGTCCAACTACTATGTCGTGACGGCCGAGTTGCAAAACGGATTTAATGTTTATCAATCAATCGACTCCAATGAAGTCCTCGCTTATTCTCTCGGGCCCGGGGAATCGGGTTGCTCCAATGACGACGGAACCGCGGAATCGGGCATCCAGGCCGGCGGCCTGAATGGAGAATTGTCGGCAAGCTTGGATTTGCCCAGTGCGGAGGAATTGACCTTAACAAAGGTGGCTGTCTACTTTTCCGGTTTCAGCGATGCCCCTGTCACCATGAAGGTCGCGGCCGATGACGCCGGTGGGTTCCCCGGGTCGACGCTTGCTCAGGCGCAATACCCGGCGAGCATGCTTCGAGCGGGCTGGAACATTCTTGAGATCCCCGAGTTCATGCAGCCCTCATTTACCGGCGGATCTTTCTTTATCGGTCTCGTTGAGGGTGTCGAAAATAATACGGTCGGCCATGATGAGAGTCAGTACGGCCACAGTTTCACCAAGGCCCCGGGCGGCGCATGGTCCTTTATGTTCTCGGGTGAGTTGATGTTCGGCGGGATTGTGGAAGGTGAAGTCTCCGGCATTGAAGAGCCTGCTTCGTCGATTCCCTCGGAACTCGCTCTCAGCAGCTACCCTGCCCCCTTCAAGGATCGAAGTCAGATCCGTTATGAACTGCCGGAGGCCGGCCCCCTTTCTCTGCGAATATATAGCGTATCGGGCAGGCTTGTGCGGGAACTCGTTCAATCCGAAAGACACAACGCGGGATCTTTCATGACGCAGTGGAACGGCCGTGATAATGCCGGCCGACATGTTGTCTCGGGTACATATTTTTACCAGCTGAAGACCAGGGATCTCTCCTTAACCGAGAGAGTTGTTCTGGCAAGATGA